Proteins encoded by one window of Bradyrhizobium sp. B097:
- a CDS encoding alpha/beta hydrolase, whose protein sequence is MSEIDYEVEYNNRARVPENPALMAGWARDSAAYREQHPPRRLSYGPGSRNVIDLFEGDRDGPLVVFIHGGYWQALDGSSSSHCARGLNGHGISVAVPSYDLCPNVTVGDIIGEMRAASRELAKLGRPLVMSGHSAGGHLAACMLATDWQAYDASLPANLVKAAYTISGLFELDPLVGTSINKALGLDRDAARAVSPLLWKAPAGATLDAVVGGAESAEYHRQSRTIVDVWGGAGVATRFGTVPNANHFTAIAPLADPGSTMVARLKQLTQI, encoded by the coding sequence GTGAGCGAGATCGATTACGAAGTCGAATACAACAACCGGGCCCGGGTGCCGGAAAATCCGGCATTGATGGCCGGCTGGGCGAGGGACTCGGCGGCCTATCGCGAGCAGCACCCGCCACGGCGGCTGAGCTATGGTCCCGGCAGCCGCAACGTCATCGATCTCTTTGAGGGCGATCGCGACGGACCGCTCGTGGTCTTCATTCACGGCGGCTATTGGCAGGCGCTGGATGGCTCGTCGTCGAGCCACTGCGCGCGGGGCCTCAATGGTCACGGCATCAGCGTCGCGGTGCCGAGTTACGACCTCTGCCCCAATGTGACGGTCGGCGACATCATCGGCGAGATGCGCGCGGCGTCACGCGAACTGGCGAAGCTCGGCCGGCCGCTGGTCATGTCGGGGCATTCCGCGGGCGGGCATCTTGCCGCATGCATGCTTGCGACCGATTGGCAGGCCTACGATGCGTCGCTGCCGGCGAATTTGGTCAAGGCTGCTTACACGATCTCCGGCCTGTTCGAACTCGATCCGCTGGTCGGGACTTCCATCAACAAGGCGCTTGGCCTTGACCGCGACGCAGCACGGGCAGTGAGCCCGCTGCTCTGGAAAGCGCCCGCAGGCGCCACGCTCGATGCGGTGGTTGGCGGCGCCGAGAGCGCCGAATATCACCGGCAGAGCCGCACCATCGTCGACGTCTGGGGCGGAGCCGGCGTGGCGACGCGGTTCGGCACCGTGCCCAATGCCAATCATTTCACCGCGATCGCACCGCTCGCCGACCCGGGCTCGACGATGGTCGCGCGGCTGAAGCAGCTCACGCAGATCTGA
- a CDS encoding flavin-dependent oxidoreductase yields MKAIIVGGGIGGLTTALMLRSRGISCELYEQSETIRELGVGINTLPHAIRELAGLGLLDKLDEVAIRTFELFYLTRHGQQVWHEKRGLDAGHDVPQFSVHRGRLQSVIHQAVIDRLGADAIRTGCRLGSFTQDEGGVSAYFFDRSGSHVHTARGDILIGADGIHSKVRQTLFPDEGGPCWNGLMLWRGATDWPAFLTGRSMIIAGGLNAKAVIYPIAPGSSPASRLTNWAVLVRIGDGSSPPPRREGWSNLGRRDEMMPYVTGFTIPQVDFAGLINATPEFWEYPCCDRDPLPYWSSGRVTLLGDAAHPMYPVGSNGASQAILDARCLADMLARSEHPRQALAAYERQRLPMTADIVASNRRGGPEGVIDAVEQLAPQGFTDVDTILNYEAREAIVRGYAAKAGFAARVVARQ; encoded by the coding sequence ATGAAGGCGATTATCGTCGGAGGCGGAATCGGAGGCCTCACCACTGCGCTGATGCTGCGCTCGCGCGGCATCAGTTGCGAGCTGTACGAGCAGTCGGAGACGATCCGCGAGCTCGGCGTCGGCATTAACACGTTGCCGCATGCGATCCGCGAGCTGGCGGGGCTTGGCCTGCTTGACAAGCTCGACGAGGTCGCGATCCGCACCTTTGAGCTGTTCTATCTGACGCGGCACGGCCAGCAGGTTTGGCACGAGAAGCGCGGGCTTGATGCCGGCCACGACGTGCCGCAATTCTCCGTTCATCGTGGCCGCCTGCAAAGCGTGATCCATCAGGCCGTCATCGACCGGCTTGGCGCGGATGCGATCCGCACCGGTTGCCGGCTCGGCTCCTTCACACAGGACGAGGGCGGTGTGTCCGCCTACTTCTTCGATCGCAGCGGCAGCCATGTGCACACTGCGCGCGGCGACATCCTGATCGGCGCCGACGGCATCCACTCCAAGGTACGGCAGACGCTGTTTCCGGATGAGGGCGGGCCCTGCTGGAACGGGCTGATGCTGTGGCGCGGCGCCACCGATTGGCCGGCCTTTCTGACCGGACGTTCGATGATCATCGCCGGCGGGCTCAACGCTAAGGCCGTGATCTATCCGATCGCGCCGGGATCGAGCCCGGCAAGCCGGCTCACCAATTGGGCGGTGCTGGTGCGGATCGGCGACGGCTCTTCGCCGCCGCCGCGGCGCGAGGGCTGGTCCAATCTCGGCCGGCGCGACGAGATGATGCCCTATGTCACTGGTTTCACGATCCCGCAGGTCGACTTCGCCGGCCTGATCAACGCGACGCCGGAGTTCTGGGAGTATCCGTGCTGCGACCGCGATCCGCTGCCCTATTGGTCGAGCGGCCGCGTCACGCTGCTCGGCGACGCCGCGCACCCAATGTATCCGGTCGGCTCGAACGGCGCATCGCAGGCCATTCTCGATGCGCGCTGCCTCGCCGACATGCTGGCGCGGTCGGAGCATCCGCGACAGGCGCTGGCGGCTTATGAGCGGCAGCGGCTGCCGATGACCGCCGACATCGTCGCCTCCAACCGCCGCGGCGGGCCGGAGGGCGTGATCGACGCCGTCGAGCAGCTCGCGCCGCAGGGCTTTACCGACGTCGACACCATCCTCAACTACGAGGCGCGCGAGGCGATCGTGCGCGGCTATGCCGCGAAGGCCGGCTTTGCCGCGCGCGTGGTGGCGCGGCAGTAG
- a CDS encoding ABC transporter substrate-binding protein, whose product MKQLTRLVGLTALLGIAVTPAIAQEKIKIGVLVTTSGPAAALGQQVRDGFALAIKDLGGKMAGREVEIVNADDELKPDGAVVKVRGLLERDKVDFVVGPIFSNILQAIHRPVTESKTFLISPNAGPSSYAGKECNPFFYVTSYQNDQVHEVLGKVAQDRGYKRVYLLVPNYQAGRDSVAGFKLDYKGEIVEESYTPLNTLDFQPELSKIGSLKPDALFTFMPGGMGVNLVKQYKQAGATVPVLSAFTVDESTLPAQQDAAVGMFGGANWAPNLDNPQSKKFVAAYEAAYNGVPGTYAMQAYDAALLIDSAVKAVKGDLSNKDAVAAALKKADFTSLRGNFKFNNNGYPIQDFYLTKVAKRPDGKFQTEIVEKVFSNYGDRYAKDCAAK is encoded by the coding sequence ATGAAACAATTGACGAGGCTCGTGGGATTGACGGCGCTGCTGGGTATCGCGGTGACCCCAGCTATCGCGCAGGAAAAGATCAAGATCGGCGTGCTGGTGACGACCTCGGGACCGGCCGCGGCGCTTGGTCAGCAGGTCCGCGACGGCTTTGCGCTCGCGATCAAGGATCTCGGCGGCAAGATGGCCGGCCGCGAGGTCGAGATCGTCAACGCCGACGACGAGCTGAAGCCCGACGGCGCCGTGGTCAAGGTGCGCGGCCTGCTCGAGCGCGACAAGGTCGACTTCGTGGTCGGCCCGATCTTCTCCAACATCCTGCAGGCGATCCACCGCCCGGTCACCGAGAGCAAGACCTTCCTGATCAGCCCGAATGCCGGCCCCTCCAGCTACGCCGGCAAGGAGTGCAACCCGTTCTTCTACGTGACGTCGTACCAGAACGATCAGGTGCACGAGGTCCTCGGCAAGGTGGCGCAGGACCGCGGCTACAAGCGCGTCTATCTGCTGGTGCCGAACTATCAGGCCGGCCGCGATTCCGTCGCCGGCTTCAAGCTGGACTACAAGGGCGAGATCGTCGAGGAATCCTACACGCCGCTCAACACGCTGGATTTCCAGCCCGAACTTTCCAAGATCGGCTCGCTGAAGCCGGACGCGCTGTTCACGTTCATGCCGGGCGGCATGGGCGTCAACCTCGTGAAGCAGTACAAGCAGGCCGGCGCCACCGTGCCGGTGCTCTCCGCCTTTACCGTCGACGAATCGACTTTGCCCGCGCAGCAGGACGCCGCCGTCGGCATGTTCGGCGGTGCGAACTGGGCGCCGAACCTTGACAATCCCCAGAGCAAGAAGTTCGTGGCGGCCTATGAGGCGGCCTACAACGGCGTGCCCGGCACCTACGCGATGCAGGCCTATGACGCGGCGCTGTTGATCGACAGCGCGGTCAAGGCCGTGAAGGGCGACCTCTCCAACAAGGACGCGGTCGCGGCCGCGCTGAAGAAGGCCGACTTCACCTCGCTGCGCGGTAACTTCAAATTCAACAACAACGGCTATCCGATCCAGGATTTCTACCTCACCAAGGTCGCGAAGCGGCCGGACGGCAAATTCCAGACCGAGATCGTCGAAAAGGTGTTTTCGAATTATGGCGACCGCTACGCCAAGGACTGCGCGGCCAAGTAG
- a CDS encoding enoyl-CoA hydratase family protein yields MSEMKAKLRPFRDYPAKHFRWQADASGRVATITLNRPDKKNPLTFESYEELRDLFTNLKYASDVRTIVLTGAEGNFCSGGDVFEIIEPLTRMAMPDLLAFTRMTGEVVRAMRKCPQIIVAAIDGICAGAGAMLALASDLRLATPQAKTAFLFTRVGLAGADMGACGLLPRVIGQGRAADLLYTGRAMSADEGFAWGFHNRLVPPAELAATAQDLARSLADGPWFAHGVTKTMFNQEWAMGVDEMIESEAQAQAICMVTGDFRRAFEAFAAKQKPAFEGN; encoded by the coding sequence ATGTCCGAGATGAAAGCAAAGCTGCGTCCGTTCAGGGATTATCCTGCAAAGCACTTCCGCTGGCAGGCGGATGCGAGCGGGCGCGTCGCGACGATCACGCTGAACCGGCCGGACAAGAAGAACCCGCTGACCTTCGAGTCCTACGAGGAGCTGCGCGATCTCTTCACCAACCTGAAATATGCTTCTGACGTTCGCACCATCGTGCTGACCGGCGCCGAGGGCAATTTCTGCTCCGGCGGTGACGTGTTCGAGATCATCGAGCCGCTGACGCGGATGGCGATGCCGGACCTGCTCGCCTTCACCCGGATGACCGGTGAGGTGGTGCGCGCGATGCGCAAATGCCCGCAGATCATCGTGGCCGCGATCGACGGCATCTGCGCCGGGGCCGGCGCGATGCTGGCGCTGGCGTCCGACCTGCGGCTGGCGACGCCGCAGGCCAAGACCGCATTCCTGTTCACCCGCGTCGGCCTCGCCGGCGCCGATATGGGGGCGTGCGGATTGTTGCCGCGCGTGATCGGGCAGGGCCGTGCCGCCGATCTGCTCTACACCGGCCGCGCGATGAGTGCCGACGAAGGCTTTGCGTGGGGCTTTCACAACCGCCTGGTGCCGCCGGCCGAGCTCGCCGCCACCGCGCAGGACCTCGCGCGTTCGCTTGCGGATGGACCGTGGTTCGCACATGGCGTGACGAAAACGATGTTCAACCAGGAATGGGCGATGGGCGTCGACGAGATGATCGAGTCCGAGGCGCAGGCGCAGGCGATCTGCATGGTGACCGGCGATTTCCGCCGCGCCTTCGAGGCCTTCGCCGCCAAGCAGAAACCCGCCTTCGAGGGCAATTGA
- a CDS encoding cupin domain-containing protein yields MKDEIAGITRANEGIQGISWSILGQTYVPKSRTEHSFSWHATFPPGTFVPPHIHPDQDEYLYILEGKLDFMLDGADEAATPGDLVRLPAGKPHGIFNKSQQPAKTLFWVSPTRRLYDLFWAIHNMKEQNPDDVVRLAAEHNIHFLPPPPA; encoded by the coding sequence ATGAAAGACGAGATCGCCGGCATCACCCGCGCCAATGAGGGCATTCAGGGCATTTCCTGGAGCATCCTCGGCCAGACCTATGTGCCGAAGAGCCGCACCGAGCATTCCTTCTCCTGGCACGCCACCTTCCCGCCGGGCACCTTCGTCCCGCCGCACATCCATCCCGACCAGGACGAGTACCTCTACATCCTCGAGGGCAAGCTCGACTTCATGCTCGACGGCGCCGATGAAGCGGCAACACCCGGCGATCTGGTACGCCTGCCGGCCGGCAAGCCGCACGGCATCTTCAACAAGTCGCAGCAGCCGGCCAAGACGCTGTTCTGGGTGTCGCCGACCCGCAGGCTGTACGACCTGTTCTGGGCGATCCACAACATGAAGGAACAGAACCCGGACGACGTGGTGCGGCTCGCCGCCGAGCACAACATCCACTTCCTCCCGCCGCCTCCGGCTTAA
- a CDS encoding SDR family NAD(P)-dependent oxidoreductase produces MTGFWPNAHALVTGAGSGIGAATAIALANAGVRVSIAGRRIDALKATASLLGARAGAVVAIDVTDEAAVTKGIAQIEAEAGPIDILVNNAGRAASAPFDKTSVALWADMLASNLSSVFLVTHAVLPAMAQRGRGRVINVASTAGLTGYAYVSAYVAAKHGVVGLTRSLALEYARRGVTVNAVCPGYTDTPLVADAAANIVAKTGRSEQEARASLAKVNPMQRLVTPEEVADSILWLASEGASSINGQAVAVAGGEVFTG; encoded by the coding sequence ATGACAGGGTTCTGGCCCAACGCCCATGCGCTCGTCACGGGTGCCGGTTCCGGCATCGGCGCGGCGACGGCGATCGCGCTCGCAAACGCCGGCGTGCGCGTCAGCATCGCCGGACGGCGGATCGATGCGTTGAAGGCGACGGCTTCGTTGCTCGGGGCGCGCGCTGGCGCTGTTGTCGCGATCGACGTGACCGATGAAGCGGCGGTGACCAAGGGTATCGCGCAGATCGAGGCCGAGGCCGGCCCGATCGACATCCTTGTCAACAATGCCGGGAGGGCTGCGAGCGCGCCGTTCGACAAGACGAGCGTGGCGCTGTGGGCGGACATGCTGGCAAGCAATCTCTCCAGCGTGTTCCTGGTGACGCATGCGGTGCTGCCTGCCATGGCGCAGCGCGGCCGCGGGCGCGTGATCAACGTGGCCTCGACCGCCGGCCTCACCGGCTATGCCTATGTCTCGGCCTATGTCGCCGCCAAGCACGGCGTCGTCGGCCTGACGCGCTCGCTGGCGCTGGAGTACGCGCGGCGCGGCGTCACCGTGAATGCGGTTTGCCCCGGCTACACCGATACGCCGCTGGTGGCGGATGCGGCCGCCAACATCGTCGCCAAGACCGGTCGCAGCGAGCAGGAGGCGCGGGCTTCGCTCGCCAAGGTCAATCCGATGCAGCGGCTGGTCACGCCGGAGGAGGTCGCCGACAGCATCCTCTGGCTCGCGTCCGAGGGCGCATCGTCAATCAATGGACAAGCCGTGGCGGTCGCCGGCGGCGAAGTCTTTACCGGGTGA
- a CDS encoding MarR family transcriptional regulator: MILDSETKAVELPDDHGTELRLWLRLLTCTTLIEGEVRSRLREKFDVTLPRFDLMAQLDKVSDGMTLSDLSKRMMVSNGNVTGLVERLVESGHLDRRTSETDRRVQFIRLTKLGRAEFRKMAAEHEKWIADIFGDLSPKDIRELMRLLAKAKGSAQRAAKARSA, from the coding sequence ATGATCCTCGATTCCGAAACCAAAGCCGTCGAACTGCCCGACGATCACGGCACCGAGCTCAGGCTGTGGCTGCGTCTCTTGACCTGCACCACGCTGATCGAAGGCGAGGTGCGCAGCCGGCTGCGTGAGAAGTTCGACGTTACGCTGCCGCGCTTCGACCTGATGGCCCAGCTCGACAAGGTGTCCGACGGCATGACGCTGTCGGACCTGTCGAAGCGGATGATGGTGTCGAACGGCAACGTCACCGGCCTGGTCGAGCGGCTGGTCGAGTCAGGCCATCTCGATCGCCGCACCTCGGAGACCGACCGCCGCGTGCAGTTCATCCGGCTGACCAAGCTTGGCCGCGCCGAGTTCCGCAAGATGGCGGCCGAGCACGAGAAATGGATCGCCGATATCTTCGGCGATCTCTCGCCGAAGGATATCCGCGAACTGATGCGGCTGCTCGCCAAGGCCAAGGGCTCGGCGCAGCGCGCCGCCAAGGCGAGGTCAGCTTGA
- a CDS encoding RidA family protein, producing the protein MIEILQPEGWAKPIGYANGVAARGKQIFIAGQIGWNGQCVFESDDLVAQIGQTLRNIVAVAAAGGAGPEHIVSMTWFLLDRKEYSARLKEIGAVYRDVIGRRFPAMTAIQVAGLIEDRAKVEIQAIAVVPD; encoded by the coding sequence ATGATCGAGATCCTGCAACCGGAAGGGTGGGCGAAGCCGATCGGTTACGCCAACGGCGTGGCCGCACGAGGCAAGCAGATATTCATTGCCGGCCAGATCGGCTGGAACGGGCAATGCGTGTTCGAGAGCGACGATCTCGTGGCGCAGATCGGCCAGACCCTGCGCAACATCGTCGCGGTGGCCGCCGCCGGCGGGGCCGGTCCCGAGCACATCGTGTCGATGACCTGGTTCTTGCTCGATCGCAAGGAATATTCCGCGCGGCTGAAGGAGATCGGCGCCGTCTATCGCGACGTGATCGGCCGGCGCTTTCCGGCGATGACCGCGATCCAGGTTGCGGGCCTGATCGAGGACCGCGCCAAGGTGGAAATCCAGGCGATCGCCGTGGTGCCGGATTGA
- a CDS encoding benzoate-CoA ligase family protein, giving the protein MSGEFPGLGPSGHVDDFARRNLPPSAQWPQLLLDRPEFSYPDYLNAAVELTDRIVEQGMGDRIALIGNGRQRTYKELTDWSNRLAHALVENYGVKPGNRVLIRSGNNPALVAAWLAATKAGAVVVNTMPMLRAGELAKIVDKAEIALALTDSRIADELVACAKTSKFLKQVVNFDGTQNHDAELDRIALNKPVKFDAVKTGRDDVALLGFTSGTTGEPKATMHFHRDLLIVADGYAREVLKVTPDDVFVGSPPLAFTFGLGGLAIFPLRYGATATLLENAAPSEMIRIIETYKATICFTAPTAYRAMMAAMDKGADLSSLRLAVSAGETLPAPVFESWTKKTGKPILDGIGSTELLHIFITNRAGSAVAGTTGTPVTGYQARIVDEDMNELPPGQVGKLAVRGPTGCRYLADSRQTKYVRDGWNITGDAFVSDENGRLSFVARADDMIISAGYNIAGPEVEAALLGHPDVAECAVIGAPDEERGQIVSAFIVLKQGARSDDVEVRLLQDHVKATIAPYKYPRAIAFVEALPKTQTGKIQRFKLREAS; this is encoded by the coding sequence ATGTCAGGTGAATTTCCCGGGCTCGGCCCATCCGGGCATGTCGACGATTTCGCGCGGCGCAACCTGCCGCCGTCGGCGCAATGGCCGCAGCTGCTGCTCGATCGGCCCGAATTCAGCTATCCCGATTATCTCAACGCCGCGGTCGAACTGACCGACCGCATCGTCGAGCAGGGCATGGGCGATCGCATCGCGCTGATCGGCAACGGCCGCCAGCGCACCTACAAGGAATTGACCGACTGGTCGAACCGCCTGGCGCATGCGCTGGTGGAGAATTACGGCGTCAAGCCCGGCAATCGCGTCCTGATCCGCTCGGGAAACAACCCGGCGCTGGTCGCGGCCTGGCTCGCGGCGACCAAGGCTGGCGCTGTTGTCGTCAACACGATGCCGATGTTGCGCGCCGGCGAGTTGGCCAAGATCGTCGACAAGGCCGAGATTGCGCTGGCGCTGACTGACAGCCGCATCGCGGATGAGCTGGTGGCCTGCGCCAAGACCAGCAAATTCCTCAAGCAGGTGGTCAATTTCGACGGCACGCAAAACCACGATGCCGAGCTCGATCGGATCGCGCTGAACAAGCCGGTCAAGTTCGATGCGGTGAAGACCGGCCGCGACGACGTTGCGCTGCTCGGCTTCACGTCGGGCACCACAGGTGAACCGAAGGCGACGATGCATTTCCACCGCGACCTTCTGATCGTCGCGGACGGCTATGCCAGGGAAGTGCTCAAGGTGACGCCGGACGACGTGTTCGTCGGCTCGCCGCCGCTCGCGTTTACGTTTGGCCTTGGCGGGCTCGCGATCTTCCCGCTGCGCTATGGCGCCACCGCGACGCTACTTGAGAATGCGGCGCCGAGCGAGATGATCCGGATCATCGAGACCTACAAGGCGACGATCTGCTTCACCGCGCCGACCGCCTATCGGGCGATGATGGCCGCGATGGACAAGGGAGCCGATCTGTCGTCGTTGCGGCTCGCGGTCTCGGCCGGCGAAACGCTGCCGGCGCCGGTGTTCGAGAGCTGGACGAAGAAGACCGGCAAGCCGATCCTCGACGGCATCGGCAGCACGGAGCTGCTGCACATCTTCATCACCAACCGCGCCGGCAGCGCCGTCGCCGGCACCACCGGTACGCCTGTTACCGGCTACCAGGCCAGGATCGTCGACGAGGACATGAACGAGTTGCCGCCGGGGCAGGTCGGCAAGCTGGCGGTTCGCGGCCCGACCGGCTGCCGCTATCTCGCCGACTCCAGGCAGACCAAATATGTCCGCGATGGCTGGAACATCACCGGCGATGCCTTCGTCAGCGACGAGAATGGCCGGCTGTCATTCGTGGCGCGCGCCGACGACATGATCATCTCGGCGGGCTACAACATCGCTGGTCCCGAGGTCGAGGCCGCGCTGCTCGGACATCCCGATGTCGCGGAATGCGCTGTCATCGGCGCGCCTGACGAGGAGCGAGGACAGATCGTCTCGGCCTTCATCGTGCTGAAGCAGGGCGCGCGCAGCGACGATGTCGAGGTCAGGCTGCTGCAGGATCACGTCAAGGCGACGATCGCGCCGTACAAATATCCCCGCGCGATCGCTTTTGTCGAAGCGCTGCCGAAGACCCAGACCGGGAAGATCCAACGCTTCAAGCTGCGCGAGGCGAGTTAG